In one Ictalurus punctatus breed USDA103 chromosome 19, Coco_2.0, whole genome shotgun sequence genomic region, the following are encoded:
- the ssbp1 gene encoding single-stranded DNA-binding protein, mitochondrial, which yields MLRSGSALLFRQIVRNRSTDASLILERSINRVQLLGRVGQDPVMRQVEGRNPVTIFSMATNEMWRSGEGEIPMTGDVSQKTTWHRISVFKPGLRDVAYNYVKKGSRILVEGKLDYGEYVDKNNVRRQATTIIADNIVFLSDIRDRE from the exons ATGCTTCGGAGTGGATCAGCACTG TTATTCAGGCAGATTGTCAGGAACAGATCCACAGATGCCAGTCTCATCTTGGAGAGAT ccatTAACCGGGTTCAGCTGCTGGGGCGTGTGGGCCAGGACCCTGTTATGAGACAGGTTGAAGGTAGAAACCCCGTCACCATTTTCTCTATGGCCACAAATGAGATGTGGCGCTCGGGAGAGGGAGAGATCCCCATGACAG GAGATGTCAGTCAGAAGACGACGTGGCACAGAATCTCAGTGTTCAAGCCCGGTCTAAGAGATGTGGCCTATAACTATGTAAAGAAAGG GTCTCGGATTCTCGTCGAGGGGAAGCTTGACTACGGAGAGTATGTGGACAAGAACAACGTGAGACGGCAAGCCACCACCATCATTGCAG ATAACATTGTCTTTTTAAGTGACATACGGGATCGAGAGTAA
- the creb3l2 gene encoding cyclic AMP-responsive element-binding protein 3-like protein 2 isoform X2 encodes MEILDSSEPFLQWDRNLSELSESADNDNVLYSTHFTDLLDDLSQGALLGQLLSDPFLSGSSEMMDVEEELSPASPPPPHIQAEHSYSLSGDSRPQSPLSHLTTEKTSREPGESDSEDWPVEQEEEMEEEEQLNLKMEPLLCDSPALLPTLTLTLTVEPAPTASLSHTTQLTTQIKEDESYNPQVKLEPHEVDQFLNLSPKELEALQMPPTPPSSHGSDTEGSQSPVHPCTPASPTQNPAVLKVAQRTTASLPNTLSNSPLLTAPHKLQGSGPLLLTEEERRTLIAEGYPVPTKLPLSKSEEKALKKIRRKIKNKISAQESRRKKKEYMDALEKKVETCSSENSELRRKVENLESTNKSLLQQLQSLQAMVTGKVPRSCKMASTQTSTCLMALVLCFAVFLGSFYQGLSPCSSVTKTDLSRELTMQESYTTTVKSRSLLAVEEHGVGDEPRRSGLGGKYPEWDTQTIDMAMWRLEQQRRLKQATPQTPEPSPPFIQNNGTNTQKALLIDLHPHRSVESQSNESPKVIELERTVNEPS; translated from the exons ATGGAGATACTGGACAGCAGTGAGCCGTTTTTACAGTGGGACCGGAATCTGAGCGAGCTGTCCGAGTCAGCAGATAACGACAATGTCCTGTACAGCACA CACTTCACTGATCTCCTGGATGACTTGTCTCAGGGGGCCTTGCTTGGCCAGCTGCTGAGCGACCCCTTCCTGTCGGGGAGCAGCGAAATGATGGACGTGGAGGAGGAGCTGAGCCCGGCCTCTCCCCCGCCTCCTCACATCCAAGCCGAGCACAGTTACTCGCTGAGCGGAGACTCGCGGCCCCAGTCGCCCCTCTCGCACCTGACCACCGAGAAAACCAGCCGCGAGCCTG GAGAGTCAGACAGCGAGGACTGGCCtgtggagcaggaggaggagatggaggaggaggagcagttaAACCTGAAGATGGAGCCTCTGCTCTGTGATTCTCCAGCTCTGCTGCCTACACTGACGCTTACCCTCACAGTTGAACCAGCGCCCACCGCCTCCCTCTCGCACACCACACAGCTCACCACGCAG ATAAAGGAGGACGAGAGCTACAACCCGCAGGTTAAACTGGAGCCACATGAGGTGGATCAGTTCCTGAACCTCTCCCCTAAAG aGCTTGAGGCTTTGCAGATGCCCCCGACTCCTCCCAGCTCTCATGGCAGTGACACAGAGGGCAGTCAGAGCCCTGTGCACCCCTGCACTCCTGCCAGCCCCACACAGAACCCAGCTGTCCTCAAGGTGGCGCAGCGCACGACCGCCTCGCTGCCTAACACACTGTCCAACTCACCCCTGCTTACCGCCCCACAT AAGCTGCAGGGCTCCGGGCCCCTCCTGCTGACAGAAGAGGAGAGACGCACTCTGATCGCAGAGGGATACCCCGTTCCTACTAAGCTGCCTCTGTCCAAATCTGAGGAGAAGGCCCTGAAAAAGATCCGCAGGAAAATCAAGAAtaag ATTTCTGCTCAGGAAAGTCgcaggaagaagaaagaatatATGGATGCCCTCGAGAAAAA GGTGGAGACGTGTTCCAGTGAGAACAGTGAGCTGCGCAGGAAAGTGGAGAACCTTGAAAGTACCAACAA GTCTTTGCTGCAGCAGCTGCAATCCCTGCAGGCCATGGTGACAGGAAAGGTCCCTCGCTCGTGCAAAATGGCCAGCACTCAGACCTCCACATGCCTCATG GCGCTGGTCCTGTGTTTCGCTGTGTTCCTGGGTAGCTTCTACCAAGGCCTGAGCCCCTGCTCATCTGTCACAAAGACTGATCTATCCAGAGAGCTCACCATGCAGGAGTCTTACactactacag TGAAGTCCAGGAGCCTGCTAGCCGTTGAGGAGCACGGTGTAGGTGACGAACCCCGCCGCTCCGGGCTAGGCGGGAAATATCCAGAGTGGGACACACAGACTATCGACATGGCGATGTGGCGCCTCGAGCAGCAGCGCAGACtcaaacaggccacacctcaaACTCCAGAACCCAGCCCACCTTTCATTCAGAACAacggcacaaacacacaaaaagccCTTCTCATTGACCTGCACCCACACAG GTCAGTGGAGTCACAATCCAACGAAAGCCCAAAAGTCATTGAGCTGGAGAGAACAGTGAACGAGCCGTCGTGA
- the creb3l2 gene encoding cyclic AMP-responsive element-binding protein 3-like protein 2 isoform X1 has product MLQPEPGFALCLHENEPLDTHTLLFTGYMGSFSSLCSLLSVAISPFTLSLSVYSEYNMTTRKHFTDLLDDLSQGALLGQLLSDPFLSGSSEMMDVEEELSPASPPPPHIQAEHSYSLSGDSRPQSPLSHLTTEKTSREPGESDSEDWPVEQEEEMEEEEQLNLKMEPLLCDSPALLPTLTLTLTVEPAPTASLSHTTQLTTQIKEDESYNPQVKLEPHEVDQFLNLSPKELEALQMPPTPPSSHGSDTEGSQSPVHPCTPASPTQNPAVLKVAQRTTASLPNTLSNSPLLTAPHKLQGSGPLLLTEEERRTLIAEGYPVPTKLPLSKSEEKALKKIRRKIKNKISAQESRRKKKEYMDALEKKVETCSSENSELRRKVENLESTNKSLLQQLQSLQAMVTGKVPRSCKMASTQTSTCLMALVLCFAVFLGSFYQGLSPCSSVTKTDLSRELTMQESYTTTVKSRSLLAVEEHGVGDEPRRSGLGGKYPEWDTQTIDMAMWRLEQQRRLKQATPQTPEPSPPFIQNNGTNTQKALLIDLHPHRSVESQSNESPKVIELERTVNEPS; this is encoded by the exons ATGCTGCAACCTGAGCCTGGCTTTGCCCTTTGCCTTCATGAGAATGAACctttagacacacacactctcttattCACTGGTTACATGGGCTCGTTTTCTTCTCTGTGTAGCCTGCTCTCTGTAGCCATCTCacctttcactctctctctctcggtttatTCTGAATATAACATGACCACAAGGAAG CACTTCACTGATCTCCTGGATGACTTGTCTCAGGGGGCCTTGCTTGGCCAGCTGCTGAGCGACCCCTTCCTGTCGGGGAGCAGCGAAATGATGGACGTGGAGGAGGAGCTGAGCCCGGCCTCTCCCCCGCCTCCTCACATCCAAGCCGAGCACAGTTACTCGCTGAGCGGAGACTCGCGGCCCCAGTCGCCCCTCTCGCACCTGACCACCGAGAAAACCAGCCGCGAGCCTG GAGAGTCAGACAGCGAGGACTGGCCtgtggagcaggaggaggagatggaggaggaggagcagttaAACCTGAAGATGGAGCCTCTGCTCTGTGATTCTCCAGCTCTGCTGCCTACACTGACGCTTACCCTCACAGTTGAACCAGCGCCCACCGCCTCCCTCTCGCACACCACACAGCTCACCACGCAG ATAAAGGAGGACGAGAGCTACAACCCGCAGGTTAAACTGGAGCCACATGAGGTGGATCAGTTCCTGAACCTCTCCCCTAAAG aGCTTGAGGCTTTGCAGATGCCCCCGACTCCTCCCAGCTCTCATGGCAGTGACACAGAGGGCAGTCAGAGCCCTGTGCACCCCTGCACTCCTGCCAGCCCCACACAGAACCCAGCTGTCCTCAAGGTGGCGCAGCGCACGACCGCCTCGCTGCCTAACACACTGTCCAACTCACCCCTGCTTACCGCCCCACAT AAGCTGCAGGGCTCCGGGCCCCTCCTGCTGACAGAAGAGGAGAGACGCACTCTGATCGCAGAGGGATACCCCGTTCCTACTAAGCTGCCTCTGTCCAAATCTGAGGAGAAGGCCCTGAAAAAGATCCGCAGGAAAATCAAGAAtaag ATTTCTGCTCAGGAAAGTCgcaggaagaagaaagaatatATGGATGCCCTCGAGAAAAA GGTGGAGACGTGTTCCAGTGAGAACAGTGAGCTGCGCAGGAAAGTGGAGAACCTTGAAAGTACCAACAA GTCTTTGCTGCAGCAGCTGCAATCCCTGCAGGCCATGGTGACAGGAAAGGTCCCTCGCTCGTGCAAAATGGCCAGCACTCAGACCTCCACATGCCTCATG GCGCTGGTCCTGTGTTTCGCTGTGTTCCTGGGTAGCTTCTACCAAGGCCTGAGCCCCTGCTCATCTGTCACAAAGACTGATCTATCCAGAGAGCTCACCATGCAGGAGTCTTACactactacag TGAAGTCCAGGAGCCTGCTAGCCGTTGAGGAGCACGGTGTAGGTGACGAACCCCGCCGCTCCGGGCTAGGCGGGAAATATCCAGAGTGGGACACACAGACTATCGACATGGCGATGTGGCGCCTCGAGCAGCAGCGCAGACtcaaacaggccacacctcaaACTCCAGAACCCAGCCCACCTTTCATTCAGAACAacggcacaaacacacaaaaagccCTTCTCATTGACCTGCACCCACACAG GTCAGTGGAGTCACAATCCAACGAAAGCCCAAAAGTCATTGAGCTGGAGAGAACAGTGAACGAGCCGTCGTGA
- the LOC108280073 gene encoding bestrophin-3 isoform X2, translating to MTVKKPSQVAVLWKKYLWVLTDPQKRFFEKLSIYCDRYAEQIPVTFVLGFYVTLVVNRWWNQFQNLPWPDRLMFLISSYVQGQDEQGRLLRRTLMRYVNLTSLLIFRSVSTAVYKRFPTIDHVVDAGFMTIEERKIFENLKSPHLKYWIPVVWFTNLASKARKEGRIQDSMDLQIILTEMNKFRTWCSTLFGYDWVGIPLVYTQVVTLAVYTFFSACIIGRQFLDPAQGYPGHDLDLYVPIFTLLQFIFYSGWLKVAEQLINPFGEDDDDFEVNWCIDRNLQVSLMAVDEMHMNIPHMTKDIYWNDSDVRPPYTRAAADYCIPSFLGSTTDMSLSEILQSEDNNTNNPRVQATVLGRMRRLLSVQEPMDLHMRPAFKRHSSDISSFLRFNPDHNFHARVEENMQTNSKQHFNTHFFPLSTVKEVNSTSPSPETSINTLCPNNIPSVVISEPHLGDFSDSGSVVQEHTERTLSEESSLKSAEVQQHCDKHLGEEVNRAEGITNREYRRFGRFSPASKMKRNQPSFQLSRQNSVSSTNSFPSPKDVLSRKDHSTDQTLQFDSTHPQQTSETVDSSSQEKEPRWPKAAL from the exons GTTTCTACGTAACGCTGGTGGTGAACCGTTGGTGGAATCAGTTTCAGAACCTGCCGTGGCCTGACCGGCTCATGTTCCTCATCTCGAGCTATGTTCAGGGTCAGGACGAACAGGGACGACTGTTGCGGCGCACACTAATGCGCTATGTCAACCTCACCTCATTGCTTATCTTCCGCTCAGTCAGCACTGCCGTGTACAAGCGTTTCCCTACCATTGACCACGTGGTGGATGCAG GCTTCATGACAATCGAGGAGAGGAAGATCTTTGAGAACCTCAAATCACCGCACCTCAAATACTGGATCCCTGTGGTGTGGTTCACCAATCTGGCCTCCAAGGCAAGGAAAGAGGGCCGAATACAAGACAGCATGGATCTTCAGATCATTCTTACT GAGATGAACAAATTCAGGACCTGGTGCTCTACTTTGTTTGGATACGACTGGGTTGGGATCCCCTTGGTTTACACACAG GTTGTAACGTTGGCCGTCTACACATTCTTCTCAGCCTGCATTATCGGCCGACAATTTCTTGACCCTGCTCAGGGTTATCCAGGACACGACCTTGACCTTTACGTGCCCATCTTCACATTACTGCAGTTCATCTTCTATTCTGGATGGCTTAAG GTAGCAGAACAGCTCATAAACCCATTTggggaggatgatgatgatttcgAGGTCAACTGGTGCATTGATAGGAACCTCCAG GTGTCACTGATGGCAGTGGATGAGATGCATATGAACATTCCCCACATGACTAAAGATATTTATTGGAATGACAGTGATGTACGGCCACCGTATACCCGTGCTGCCGCGGACTACTGCATCCCATCATTCTTGGGCTCCACTACTGATATGAG tCTCTCTGAAATATTACAGAGCGAGGACAACAATACCAACAACCCACGGGTGCAGGCCACAGTTCTGGGCCGCATGCGTCGCTTGCTGAGCGTCCAGGAGCCCATGGATCTGCACATGCGGCCAGCTTTCAAACGCCACAGCAGTGACATCTCCAGCTTCTTACGGTTTAATCCAGACCACAATTTTCACGCCAGAGTGGAGGAAAACATGCAGACTAACTCCAAGCAACATTTTAACACACACTTTTTCCCTCTTTCCACTGTCAAAGAGGTGAACAGCACCTCACCTTCTCCTGAAACCTCGATAAACACCCTTTGTCCCAACAATATACCTTCAGTAGTGATTAGTGAACCCCATCTAGGAGACTTCAGTGACAGTGGCAGTGTTGTACAGGAGCACACAGAACGTACACTATCTGAGGAGTCTTCATTAAAGTCAGCTGAGGTCCAGCAACATTGTGACAAGCATCTTGGAGAAGAGGTGAACAGAGCAGAAGGCATTACAAACAGAGAATACAGGAGGTTTGGCCGCTTTTCTCCAGCTAGTAAGATGAAAAGGAATCAACCGTCATTTCAGCTGTCGAGACAGAACTCGGTGAGCTCCACAAACAGCTTTCCGAGCCCCAAAGATGTCCTGAGCAGGAAAGATCACTCTACAGATCAAACTCTACAGTTTGATTCCACACATCCACAACAAACATCTGAAACTGTAGACTCAAGCAGCCAAGAGAAAGAACCAAGATGGCCGAAAGCTGCTCTTTGA